From the Candidatus Thermoplasmatota archaeon genome, one window contains:
- a CDS encoding saccharopine dehydrogenase C-terminal domain-containing protein, whose translation RTTGYPASIITQMIADGTIKERGVFCPEEIVPCKPFFGELRKRDIFISKKVN comes from the coding sequence GCGTACAACAGGCTACCCAGCCTCAATTATCACCCAGATGATAGCTGATGGGACGATAAAAGAACGTGGTGTGTTCTGCCCAGAAGAGATAGTACCATGTAAACCATTTTTTGGTGAACTCAGAAAAAGAGATATTTTTATTAGCAAGAAAGTAAACTGA